A genome region from Meriones unguiculatus strain TT.TT164.6M chromosome 19, Bangor_MerUng_6.1, whole genome shotgun sequence includes the following:
- the LOC110553098 gene encoding histone H3.1, which yields MARTKQTARKSTGGKAPRKQLATKAARKSAPATGGVKKPHRYRPGTVALREIRRYQKSTELLIRKLPFQRLVREIAQDFKTDLRFQSSAVMALQEACEAYLVGLFEDTNFTLPEVMSGRGKGGKGLGKGGAKRHRKVLRDNIQGITKPAIRRLARRGGVKRISGLIYEETRGVLKVFLENVIRDAVTYTEHAKRKTVTAMDVVYALKRQGRTLYGFGG from the exons ATGGCTCGTACGAAGCAGACGGCCCGCAAGTCCACCGGCGGCAAGGCCCCGCGCAAGCAGTTGGCCACCAAGGCTGCCCGCAAGAGCGCGCCGGCCACGGGCGGCGTGAAGAAGCCGCACCGCTACCGGCCCGGCACCGTGGCGCTGCGCGAGATCCGGCGCTACCAGAAGTCCACGGAGCTGCTGATCCGCAAGCTGCCGTTCCAGCGCCTGGTGCGCGAGATCGCGCAGGACTTCAAGACCGACCTGCGCTTCCAGAGCTCGGCCGTCATGGCGCTGCAGGAGGCCTGTGAGGCCTACCTGGTGGGCCTGTTCGAGGACACCAA TTTCACTTTGCCTGAAGTCATGTCTGGTCGCGGCAAGGGCGGGAAGGGCCTGGGCAAAGGCGGCGCCAAGCGCCACCGCAAGGTGCTGCGCGACAACATCCAGGGCATCACCAAGCCCGCCATCCGCCGCCTGGCCCGGCGCGGAGGCGTGAAGCGCATCTCCGGCCTCATCTACGAGGAGACCCGCGGGGTGCTGAAGGTGTTCCTGGAGAACGTGATCCGCGACGCCGTCACCTACACGGAGCACGCCAAGCGCAAGACCGTCACCGCCATGGACGTGGTCTACGCGCTCAAGCGCCAGGGCCGCACGCTCTACGGCTTCGGCGGCTGA
- the Trim38 gene encoding E3 ubiquitin-protein ligase TRIM38 yields the protein MGSDFSTVEIAQVASCSICQDLMSHPVSINCGHTYCKSCIQSYYNNVSPKKRVKKTLGCPLCRSPFSLETLRPNKELENIIDILKEMEEQDCEMLCKEHEEKLDIFCEDEGQLLCWRCYWDAQHKGHTLALVKDVHQEYTEKLQKCVTKLSELQENHKVQILAITCQINAWKDAIKDRKQTIQSNFKNLQRFLHEEEKFYLWRLENEEEQMLMRLRSKEASLQQKFEGMKCQIQELEAKCEGSAQKLLQDVKNTLSRCEAMKIETLTVEPLEIHTECNISELYLDVKTVLRRHQVSVILDPSTAHPDLALSKDRRQVTYKGCHKDLQTSAKRFSVLPCVLGCEGFTLGKYYFEVSVENASAWDVGVCRENVPRDFSMKKKPELGFWTIKMSEEDGLRALTSAPTPLLLSEKLQLVGVFLDYEAGAVSFYNVTAGSHIFTFPKACFISDTLRPFFQVYQHSPLFLPACQKESKK from the exons ATGGGCTCAGACTTTAGCACAGTGGAGATAGCGCAGGTCGCTTCTTGTTCCATCTGCCAGGACCTGATGTCTCACCCAGTGAGTATCAACTGTGGACACACTTACTGCAAATCCTGCATCCAGAGCTACTATAATAATGTCAGTCCAAAGAAAAGAGTGAAGAAAACGTTGGGCTGTCCTTTGTGTAGGAGTCCATTTAGTTTAGAGACGCTCCGGCCCAACAAGGAACTGGAAAACATAATTGATATCCTCAAGGAGATGGAAGAGCAGGATTGTGAGATGCTGTGTAAGGAACATGAAGAGAAGCTTGATATCTTTTGTGAAGATGAGGGTCAGCTCCTCTGCTGGCGCTGTTACTGGGATGCTCAGCACAAAGGGCATACCTTGGCTCTTGTGAAAGATGTACATCAGGAGTACACT GAAAAGCTGCAGAAGTGTGTGACAAAATTGAGTGAACTCCAAGAGAATCACAAAGTTCAGATCCTAGCTATAACATGCCAGATAAATGCCTGGAAG GATGCCATAAAGGATCGCAAGCAAACAATCCAGTCTAACTTCAAGAATCTCCAAAGATTTCTACATGAAGAAGAGAAGTTTTACCTTTGGAGATTGGAGAATGAAGAAGAACAGATGCTGATGAGGCTGAGGAGCAAGGAGGCCAGTCTACAGCAGAAGTTTGAGGGAATGAAATGCCAGATTCAGGAACTGGAGGCAAAATGTGAGGGCTCAGCCCAGAAATTACTACAG GACGTGAAGAACACTTTGAGCAG GTGTGAGGCTATGAAGATAGAAACACTAACGGTTGAGCCCCTGGAGATTCACACTGAATGTAATATTTCTGAGCTTTACCTTGATGTGAAGACAGTATTAAGACGCCACCAAG tcaGTGTGATTCTGGACCCCAGCACGGCCCATCCTGATCTAGCTCTGTCTAAGGATCGAAGACAAGTAACTTACAAAGGCTGCCACAAGGACCTTCAGACTTCTGCCAAGAGGTTTTCTGTTTTACCCTGTGTCCTGGGCTGTGAGGGCTTCACTTTAGGAAAATATTACTTCGAAGTGTCTGTTGAGAACGCAAGTGCTTGGGATGTGGGGGTCTGTAGAGAGAATGTGCCGAGGGATTTTAGCATGAAGAAGAAGCCCGAGCTTGGATTCTGGACCATCAAGATGTCTGAAGAGGATGGCCTGAGAGCTCTCACTTCTGCCCCTACTCCCCTTCTTCTGAGTGAGAAGCTCCAGCTTGTGGGAGTTTTTCTAGACTATGAAGCCGGAGCTGTGTCCTTTTACAATGTAACTGCTGGCTCCCACATCTTCACCTTCCCCAAAGCTTGTTTTATTAGTGATACACTGAGGCCCTTTTTCCAGGTTTATCAACAttctcctttgttccttcctgCCTGTCAGAAAGAATCAAAGAAGTAA
- the H1-1 gene encoding histone H1.1: MSETPPVSQAASAAPEKPASAKKTKKPAKSAAPKKKPAGPSVSELIVQAVSSSKERSGVSLPALKKALAAGGYDVEKNNSRIKLGLKSLVSKGTLVQTKGTGAAGSFKLNKKAEAKTTKVSVKAKASASTKKPKKTAGAAAKKAVKTPKKPKKPAVAKKPSKSPKKPKVVKAKKVTKSPAKAKAVKPKAAKAKVTKPKTATKPKKAAPKKK; this comes from the coding sequence ATGTCCGAGACGCCGCCGGTCTCTCAGGCTGCTTCTGCCGCCCCCGAGAAGCCCGCATCCGCCAAGAAGACCAAGAAGCCCGCCAAGTCCGCGGCGCCTAAGAAGAAGCCCGCGGGCCCGTCGGTGTCCGAACTCATCGTGCAGGCTGTCTCCTCCTCCAAGGAGCGCAGCGGCGTGTCCCTGCCCGCCCTCAAGAAGGCCCTCGCTGCGGGCGGCTACGACGTGGAGAAGAACAACAGCCGCATCAAGTTGGGGCTCAAGAGCCTGGTGAGCAAGGGCACCCTGGTGCAGACCAAGGGCACCGGCGCTGCTGGCTCCTTCAAGCTCAACAAGAAGGCGGAGGCCAAGACCACCAAGGTGTCCGTGAAGGCTAAGGCTTCGGCGTCCACCAAGAAGCCCAAGAAGACTGCTGGGGCCGCAGCCAAGAAGGCTGTCAAGACTCCCAAGAAGCCTAAGAAGCCCGCCGTCGCCAAGAAGCCTTCCAAGAGCCCGAAGAAGCCCAAGGTGGTGAAGGCTAAGAAGGTGACCAAGAGCCCGGCCAAGGCCAAGGCAGTGAAGCCCAAGGCTGCCAAAGCGAAGGTGACCAAGCCCAAGACCGCAACTAAGCCCAAGAAGGCGGCACCCAAGAAAAAGTGA